A window from Chryseobacterium vaccae encodes these proteins:
- a CDS encoding metallophosphoesterase family protein, which yields MIQIAVFSDVHGNLPALDTVLKDIEKRGIQQKFCLGDLVDFAPWGNEVVEKIKGLNIPCLMGNHDERIAFDIPVIPLSKHSQEETEARCIAIEHSKKNITEENKRFLSQLPFHMKLNYKTGKKHWNIQLVHSSLKSNDSYLYESENDEVFSCMLEESQSDIIVMGHTHLSFKKHLDNGKCAVNCGSVGRSKEENRLASYLVLTLDENKMTPEIVQLAYPLEETARQIEESEIPDYYALFLRNGKIVMS from the coding sequence ATGATACAGATTGCGGTTTTTAGTGATGTGCACGGGAATCTTCCGGCACTGGACACAGTTTTAAAGGATATAGAAAAGAGAGGAATACAGCAGAAATTCTGTCTTGGGGATCTGGTAGATTTTGCTCCTTGGGGAAATGAAGTGGTAGAGAAAATTAAGGGCCTGAATATTCCCTGTCTGATGGGGAATCATGATGAAAGAATAGCTTTTGATATTCCTGTAATTCCTTTATCTAAGCATTCACAAGAAGAAACGGAAGCAAGATGTATTGCTATTGAGCATTCTAAAAAGAATATCACGGAAGAAAATAAAAGATTTCTTTCACAGCTGCCTTTTCATATGAAGCTGAATTATAAAACAGGGAAGAAGCATTGGAATATTCAGTTGGTTCATTCCAGTTTGAAAAGCAATGATAGTTATCTGTACGAATCTGAAAATGATGAGGTTTTTTCGTGTATGCTGGAAGAATCCCAATCCGATATTATCGTGATGGGACACACTCATTTATCATTCAAAAAACATCTGGATAACGGAAAATGTGCGGTGAACTGCGGTTCTGTAGGGCGCTCCAAAGAAGAAAACAGATTAGCTTCCTACCTGGTTTTAACATTGGATGAAAATAAAATGACCCCTGAAATTGTACAACTGGCTTACCCGCTTGAAGAAACAGCCCGCCAGATCGAAGAAAGTGAAATTCCGGATTATTATGCTTTATTTTTAAGGAATGGAAAAATAGTAATGTCTTAA
- a CDS encoding aldo/keto reductase, translated as MEYRTLGNTDLELSVITHGAFAIGGNMWGGNEKQDSINSIHASLDHGVTSIDTAPFYGFGLSEEMIGEAIKGKDRSKIQLLTKFGLVWDGSNNGKGELFFDAEEDGKTVPVYKYASKANVIKEVEESLQRLGTDYIDLLQLHWPDSTTAISETMEAMELLIQQGKIRAAGVSNYSVSQMQEANRTLHLASNQVSYSMLNRAIESDLIPYSLENNSGIIVYSPMERGLLTGKYFKENKLKENDHRNGYFSQFDLNKVKTFLEKIEPLAQEKGATLSQLVLRWTSLQPSITVVLAGARNAQQAIENAKAMSIELSQEELNFINSALNEI; from the coding sequence ATGGAATACAGAACATTAGGAAATACAGACCTTGAATTATCAGTAATCACCCACGGAGCATTCGCTATCGGAGGAAATATGTGGGGAGGAAATGAAAAGCAGGACTCTATTAACTCAATCCACGCCTCTCTGGATCACGGAGTAACTTCTATTGATACCGCGCCTTTCTATGGTTTCGGGCTGAGTGAAGAAATGATCGGAGAAGCTATCAAAGGCAAAGACCGTTCAAAAATCCAGCTGTTAACAAAATTCGGACTGGTTTGGGACGGAAGCAATAACGGAAAAGGAGAGCTTTTCTTCGATGCTGAAGAGGATGGAAAAACAGTTCCGGTTTACAAATATGCTTCTAAAGCCAATGTCATCAAAGAAGTAGAAGAAAGCTTGCAGAGACTGGGAACAGATTATATTGATCTTCTACAACTTCACTGGCCGGACAGTACAACAGCGATCAGTGAAACGATGGAAGCCATGGAACTTTTGATCCAGCAGGGAAAAATCCGTGCTGCAGGAGTAAGCAATTATTCTGTTTCACAGATGCAGGAAGCGAACAGAACTCTTCATCTGGCCAGCAACCAGGTTTCTTACAGTATGCTGAACCGGGCCATTGAAAGCGATCTTATTCCTTATTCTTTAGAAAATAATTCAGGAATTATCGTTTACAGCCCAATGGAAAGAGGTCTTTTGACCGGAAAATATTTCAAAGAAAATAAATTAAAAGAAAATGACCACAGAAATGGTTACTTCTCCCAATTTGATCTGAATAAAGTAAAAACTTTCCTGGAAAAGATCGAACCTCTTGCACAGGAAAAAGGAGCTACCCTTTCTCAGCTTGTATTACGTTGGACTTCATTACAGCCATCCATCACCGTTGTTCTGGCCGGAGCCAGAAACGCCCAGCAGGCCATTGAAAATGCCAAAGCAATGTCTATTGAACTATCTCAGGAAGAATTGAACTTTATCAATTCTGCACTGAATGAGATATAA
- a CDS encoding DoxX family protein, giving the protein MTDQKNKIPQLFLRLAISVTMLSAVADRFGFWGENSAWGNWGNFEKYTQKLTFFLPETLSTASAYAATTLEILFPVMLILGWKTRIAAYGSGFLLLVFALSMTIALGPKAPLDFSVWVGSAGAFLLAVQSRYFFSIDHLTQK; this is encoded by the coding sequence ATGACAGACCAGAAAAATAAAATTCCGCAGTTGTTTTTAAGACTTGCCATTTCCGTGACCATGCTTTCCGCGGTGGCCGACAGGTTCGGGTTCTGGGGTGAAAATTCAGCATGGGGAAACTGGGGAAATTTTGAAAAGTATACCCAAAAACTAACTTTTTTTCTTCCAGAGACATTAAGTACAGCTTCTGCGTATGCTGCTACCACTTTAGAGATTCTTTTCCCGGTAATGCTTATTTTAGGATGGAAAACCAGAATTGCAGCTTATGGATCAGGTTTTCTGCTGTTGGTTTTTGCATTATCAATGACCATAGCACTTGGACCTAAAGCTCCGCTTGATTTTTCAGTCTGGGTAGGTAGTGCCGGAGCGTTTTTATTGGCCGTACAGTCCAGATATTTTTTTAGCATAGATCATTTAACCCAAAAATAA
- a CDS encoding winged helix-turn-helix transcriptional regulator yields the protein MAKITENGTEREATCTEELFAMRDSLDVLGGKWKLMILRYLTNRTDQQIHFKKLERGIEGISAKMLSKELRELETNLLITRTVQNTKPVTVTYAVTEYGKSVFPVTETLVNWGIIHREKIKQSMG from the coding sequence ATGGCAAAAATCACTGAAAACGGAACGGAAAGAGAAGCTACCTGTACGGAAGAATTATTTGCGATGCGCGACAGTCTCGATGTTTTAGGCGGAAAATGGAAACTGATGATCCTGCGTTATTTAACCAACAGAACGGATCAGCAGATTCATTTTAAAAAGCTGGAACGTGGGATTGAAGGGATCTCTGCCAAGATGCTAAGCAAAGAATTAAGAGAACTGGAAACCAATCTTCTGATCACCAGAACGGTTCAGAACACTAAACCGGTAACCGTTACTTATGCGGTAACTGAATATGGCAAATCTGTTTTTCCGGTAACTGAAACCTTAGTGAACTGGGGAATCATCCACCGGGAGAAAATTAAACAATCAATGGGATAG
- a CDS encoding GNAT family N-acetyltransferase, with protein sequence MENYTFRKIKPDSEIPYDLLLLADETVEAINRYIFDSDIYLLNNGAFDIAVIALYDNSDTELEIKNMAVIEDFRSRGIGSILIDKAKEIALKNGCEILTVGTSDTGFQQIRFYEKNGFVKKGIRKDFFIENYPSPIFENGLQMRDMVVLEFSIYHELFP encoded by the coding sequence ATGGAGAATTATACCTTCCGAAAAATAAAACCGGATTCAGAAATTCCATACGATCTGCTTCTGCTTGCCGATGAAACCGTTGAGGCTATCAACCGATATATCTTTGATTCCGACATTTATCTATTGAATAACGGAGCGTTTGATATTGCAGTTATTGCACTTTACGATAACAGCGATACAGAGTTGGAGATCAAGAACATGGCCGTTATTGAAGATTTCAGAAGCAGAGGTATCGGCAGTATTCTGATTGATAAAGCCAAAGAAATTGCTTTGAAAAACGGGTGTGAAATTTTAACTGTGGGAACTTCAGATACCGGATTTCAGCAGATCAGATTCTATGAAAAGAATGGATTTGTTAAAAAAGGGATCCGTAAAGATTTTTTTATAGAAAATTATCCTTCTCCGATCTTCGAAAACGGCTTACAGATGCGGGATATGGTGGTTCTGGAATTTTCAATCTATCATGAACTATTTCCGTAG
- a CDS encoding alpha/beta fold hydrolase: MKKTSLFILLLLSVFCMAQLHKGKIDTLLTPEIGGIKQAIDIKTDDSGKPILLFLSGGPGSSMRTNADSFTNLLKSKFTIVQWDQRDAGKTLELNPSPVQPSVELMGKDTYQVINFLRKELKQDKVYLLGSSWGNALGFYIVRNHPELLHAYFAVNPVVSQLESEKELLQILKDHFKEDLVATKELASVQIPFKVDEDLFY; the protein is encoded by the coding sequence ATGAAAAAGACAAGCCTTTTTATTCTTTTACTATTATCTGTATTTTGTATGGCACAATTACACAAAGGAAAAATAGATACTTTGCTTACTCCGGAAATTGGAGGAATAAAACAAGCCATAGATATTAAAACTGATGATTCCGGTAAACCGATATTGCTCTTTTTATCAGGAGGACCCGGAAGCTCAATGAGAACAAATGCAGATTCCTTTACGAATCTTTTAAAAAGCAAATTTACCATTGTTCAGTGGGACCAAAGAGATGCCGGGAAAACCCTGGAATTAAATCCTTCGCCAGTGCAGCCTTCAGTTGAGCTGATGGGAAAAGATACGTATCAGGTTATTAATTTTCTGAGAAAAGAATTAAAACAGGATAAAGTATACCTGTTGGGAAGTTCATGGGGGAATGCTTTAGGGTTCTATATCGTTAGAAATCATCCGGAGCTATTACATGCTTATTTTGCCGTAAATCCTGTTGTAAGCCAGTTGGAGAGTGAGAAGGAACTACTTCAGATTTTAAAAGATCATTTCAAAGAAGATCTTGTTGCGACTAAAGAATTAGCAAGTGTACAAATTCCGTTTAAAGTGGATGAAGACCTGTTTTATTAA
- a CDS encoding carboxymuconolactone decarboxylase family protein has translation MSTRINIAAVDAAAYKAMLGLEGYLQNISLNHIQKELIKIRASQINGCAFCLDMHAKDAIKYGENPQRIFILEGWREAKDFFTEEEQVLLAMTEEITLISHKGLTEETFQKAKQYFDDAQIAQIIMAIVTINGWNRIAVSTHMQIPK, from the coding sequence ATGAGTACAAGAATTAATATTGCTGCTGTAGATGCAGCGGCTTATAAAGCGATGTTAGGATTAGAAGGATATCTTCAAAACATTTCACTTAATCATATTCAAAAAGAATTAATCAAAATCAGAGCTTCACAGATCAACGGATGTGCTTTCTGTCTTGATATGCATGCGAAAGATGCCATCAAATACGGTGAAAACCCTCAAAGGATTTTTATTCTTGAAGGCTGGAGAGAAGCAAAGGATTTCTTTACAGAAGAAGAGCAGGTACTTCTTGCCATGACTGAAGAAATCACCCTGATCAGTCATAAAGGTCTTACTGAAGAAACTTTTCAGAAAGCAAAACAGTATTTTGATGATGCACAGATTGCCCAAATCATTATGGCGATTGTAACAATCAATGGATGGAACAGAATTGCGGTGAGCACGCATATGCAGATCCCGAAATAG
- a CDS encoding DUF1304 domain-containing protein: MELIAKILIAVVALEHLYILWMEMFAWETKGKEVFKAALPPEMFKPTKGLAANQGLYNGFLAAGLIWSFFIEDPKWQTNIALFFLGCVAVAGIYGAISATKKIFFVQALPAILAIIAVLLK; the protein is encoded by the coding sequence ATGGAACTCATTGCCAAAATTCTTATTGCTGTAGTTGCTTTAGAACATCTTTATATCCTGTGGATGGAAATGTTTGCCTGGGAAACCAAGGGAAAAGAAGTTTTTAAAGCCGCCCTGCCGCCGGAAATGTTTAAACCCACCAAAGGATTGGCCGCCAATCAAGGGCTTTATAACGGATTTCTTGCTGCCGGACTGATCTGGTCTTTTTTTATAGAAGATCCGAAATGGCAGACCAATATTGCCTTATTCTTTTTGGGATGTGTAGCTGTAGCAGGAATCTATGGTGCTATTTCCGCTACGAAGAAAATATTTTTTGTACAGGCTCTTCCGGCTATTTTAGCCATTATCGCGGTTCTCCTGAAATAA
- a CDS encoding cupin domain-containing protein — protein sequence MNTIPRRIVTGIRNGKSAIIEDRRSENTVEHLPGLFISDLWNSQSMPASLESEQPIPNTGFPQTPKNGTYFRYVVIPPDKDLGTEWKPGEPHPLMHQTQTLDYIIILSGELYLIMEDGETLLKPGDIVIQRGTNHAWSNRSGQPCIQLAVLIDAEG from the coding sequence ATGAATACAATACCAAGACGCATCGTAACAGGCATTAGAAACGGAAAATCAGCGATCATAGAAGACCGCAGATCAGAAAATACTGTTGAACATTTACCGGGACTTTTTATTTCAGATCTTTGGAATTCTCAATCCATGCCCGCTTCACTGGAATCTGAACAGCCAATTCCTAATACCGGATTTCCGCAAACTCCGAAAAACGGAACTTATTTCCGGTATGTGGTTATTCCGCCGGATAAAGATCTCGGCACAGAATGGAAACCAGGTGAACCTCATCCTCTGATGCACCAAACTCAAACCTTAGATTATATCATCATCCTTTCCGGGGAACTTTATCTTATTATGGAAGATGGTGAAACCTTACTCAAACCCGGAGATATTGTGATCCAAAGAGGTACCAACCATGCTTGGAGCAACCGGTCCGGTCAGCCGTGTATTCAATTAGCTGTTCTGATTGATGCGGAAGGTTAA
- a CDS encoding LysR family transcriptional regulator, producing MVNLEWYRTFKAIYKTGTLTGAAESLFISQPGVSLHLSSLEAYVGYKLFDRTGRKMIPTERGKVLFNAVSEPLAKLEDVEKNFQKSTEKLTPTISVGMCFETFQTTLEQYVSTLPFNLIISFGEYPEMLEQLDKGILDLIITPKKGISPNIEHEAFSSEQIILVGGKDVDTESFLETAHTKGPEYIEEWLKQEKWYGTTGDMEHLFQFWIMNFGHKPNFRPNYIVPNLNSIIRCLKGGTGLAVVPDFLCKNEIDNGEIKLIWKGEKKLENTLYFGCRKKTNYQSEIDHIKGLFRQMMGKKVTA from the coding sequence ATGGTCAACTTAGAATGGTACCGCACTTTTAAAGCCATCTATAAAACCGGAACACTGACAGGCGCTGCAGAATCCCTGTTTATTTCACAGCCGGGCGTAAGTCTTCATTTAAGTTCCCTAGAAGCATATGTAGGATATAAGTTATTTGACAGGACAGGCCGGAAAATGATTCCTACCGAAAGAGGAAAAGTTTTGTTTAATGCTGTTTCAGAGCCGTTAGCCAAACTTGAAGATGTAGAAAAAAACTTCCAGAAATCTACAGAAAAGCTGACGCCTACGATTAGTGTGGGCATGTGCTTTGAAACATTCCAGACCACATTGGAACAATATGTTTCCACGCTGCCTTTCAACCTGATCATCAGTTTCGGGGAATATCCTGAAATGCTGGAACAGCTTGATAAAGGGATTCTGGATCTTATCATTACTCCTAAAAAAGGCATATCTCCTAATATTGAACATGAAGCTTTTTCTTCAGAACAGATCATTCTGGTAGGCGGGAAAGATGTGGATACAGAAAGTTTTCTTGAAACCGCACATACAAAAGGCCCGGAATATATTGAAGAATGGCTGAAACAGGAAAAATGGTACGGAACCACCGGAGATATGGAGCATTTATTTCAGTTCTGGATCATGAATTTTGGACATAAGCCGAATTTCCGTCCGAATTATATCGTTCCGAATTTAAATTCAATCATAAGATGCCTGAAAGGAGGAACAGGATTGGCCGTTGTCCCTGATTTCCTGTGTAAGAATGAAATTGATAATGGTGAGATCAAGCTGATCTGGAAAGGAGAGAAAAAACTGGAAAACACATTGTATTTCGGATGCCGGAAGAAAACAAATTACCAGTCTGAAATAGATCATATCAAAGGCCTGTTCCGCCAGATGATGGGTAAGAAAGTAACGGCATAA
- a CDS encoding Crp/Fnr family transcriptional regulator — MDTFKGHLNKFITITDQEYDSVFSFFKVLEVKKKQTLMLNGEICRCIYFVAEGCLRKFFINEKGAEQTTEFAIENWWITDTFAYERQISSDFSIQAVERSTILVIDLQQQELLLQKHPLMERYFRMIYQRAYAASERRIRYLYEMSREELYIHFSTLYPWFIQRIPQYLIASFLNLTPEYLSEIRAKLRS; from the coding sequence ATGGATACTTTCAAAGGACATTTAAACAAATTTATTACCATTACAGATCAGGAATATGACTCTGTATTTTCTTTTTTCAAGGTGCTCGAAGTAAAGAAAAAGCAGACGCTGATGCTTAACGGAGAAATTTGCAGATGCATATATTTTGTGGCGGAAGGCTGCTTACGAAAGTTCTTCATCAATGAGAAAGGGGCGGAGCAGACCACAGAATTTGCCATAGAAAACTGGTGGATTACTGATACTTTCGCCTATGAGAGACAGATTTCGTCGGATTTTTCTATTCAGGCTGTGGAACGTTCCACGATTCTTGTTATTGATCTTCAGCAGCAGGAACTTCTGCTTCAGAAACACCCGCTAATGGAACGCTATTTCAGAATGATTTATCAGAGAGCTTATGCCGCTTCGGAGAGAAGGATCCGTTATCTTTATGAAATGTCCAGAGAAGAACTTTACATTCATTTCAGTACCCTTTATCCGTGGTTTATTCAAAGGATTCCTCAGTATCTGATTGCTTCTTTTCTCAATCTTACCCCGGAATATCTGAGTGAAATCAGGGCAAAATTACGTTCTTAA
- a CDS encoding GNAT family N-acetyltransferase produces the protein MKKIAETERLLLRELTPEDAEHFFNLNQNPNVIKYTGDSSFTSVEEARNFLKNYKDYERNGYGRWAVVDKSGHTFLGWCGLKYHEETRETDIGFRFFEEYWNKGYASESAAASLNYGFEKLNLPKIIGRAMIGNTASIRVLQKMGMIFDREFDFDGNNGVIYTIEDLRK, from the coding sequence ATGAAAAAAATAGCCGAAACTGAACGTCTTTTATTGAGAGAGCTAACCCCTGAAGATGCAGAACATTTCTTTAATCTCAACCAAAATCCCAATGTTATAAAATATACCGGAGATTCATCATTTACCAGTGTAGAAGAAGCCCGGAATTTTTTAAAGAACTATAAAGATTATGAGAGGAACGGTTATGGAAGATGGGCTGTTGTGGATAAATCTGGTCATACATTTCTTGGCTGGTGCGGTTTAAAGTACCATGAAGAAACCCGTGAAACAGATATTGGATTCCGGTTTTTTGAAGAATACTGGAATAAAGGATATGCTTCAGAAAGTGCAGCTGCCAGCCTTAATTATGGATTTGAAAAATTGAATCTTCCAAAAATAATAGGGCGGGCAATGATCGGTAATACTGCATCCATAAGAGTACTTCAAAAAATGGGAATGATCTTCGACCGAGAGTTTGATTTTGATGGGAATAATGGTGTCATTTACACTATTGAAGACCTACGGAAATAG
- a CDS encoding putative quinol monooxygenase yields the protein MKIYLTAVIKSKEEHQAEVLEVLQNMVTETQKEEANELYSLHQGIEDKNQFVFYEIWKNEEGLAQHNQQHYIQAFGAIADEKLQEKPQIYITHIL from the coding sequence ATGAAAATTTATCTTACAGCAGTAATCAAGTCCAAAGAAGAACATCAGGCAGAAGTATTGGAAGTTCTTCAGAATATGGTAACAGAAACCCAAAAAGAAGAAGCCAATGAATTATACAGCCTTCATCAGGGTATTGAAGACAAAAACCAGTTTGTCTTTTATGAGATCTGGAAAAATGAAGAAGGACTTGCCCAACACAACCAGCAGCACTATATTCAGGCTTTCGGAGCCATTGCAGATGAAAAACTGCAGGAAAAACCTCAGATCTATATTACTCATATTCTTTAA
- a CDS encoding NAD(P)H-dependent oxidoreductase, whose translation MKKVLIINGGQNFGHSGGKYNQTIAENTLAVLKKFENTEVKVTNVAEGYDKNEEVKKFVWADYIIYHTPIWWFQLPNGLKKYIDDVFTAGHAKGIYMNDGRNAENPEINYGTGGMLGGRKYMVTTSWNAPETAFTLSGEFFNETSVDNGPLFGFHRMNAFVSLEKMESFHFHDVEKNANIERDMKLYREHLEHVFEQELKPQLV comes from the coding sequence ATGAAAAAAGTATTAATCATCAACGGAGGACAGAATTTCGGACATTCCGGAGGAAAATATAATCAAACTATTGCAGAAAACACTTTGGCAGTATTAAAGAAATTTGAAAATACAGAAGTGAAAGTTACCAATGTAGCAGAAGGCTATGACAAGAATGAAGAGGTTAAAAAATTCGTATGGGCAGACTATATCATTTATCACACCCCTATCTGGTGGTTTCAGCTTCCGAACGGATTGAAAAAATATATCGATGATGTTTTCACGGCAGGTCACGCCAAAGGAATCTATATGAATGATGGGAGAAATGCAGAAAACCCGGAAATCAATTACGGAACCGGAGGAATGCTGGGCGGAAGAAAATATATGGTCACTACAAGCTGGAATGCACCGGAAACAGCTTTTACGCTTTCCGGAGAATTTTTTAATGAAACCAGTGTGGATAATGGGCCGTTATTTGGTTTCCACAGAATGAACGCCTTTGTTTCCTTGGAGAAAATGGAAAGTTTCCACTTCCATGATGTAGAGAAAAATGCCAATATAGAACGCGATATGAAACTTTACAGAGAACATCTTGAACATGTTTTTGAACAGGAATTAAAACCACAGTTAGTCTAA
- a CDS encoding NADP-dependent oxidoreductase encodes MKAVILNKNFQLEDAFTEKPVPKSHEVLIRIKASGFNPIDYQMLENELERKLISSPILGRELSGIIVEKGAEATQFNIGDEVYCGSGSMGSNGSYAEYIAVPEGIVSFKPKNISFEQAASIPSTGLTSLQIFKRLNPSYDDSILITGAAGGVGSFLIKLLVAHRYQKIVTTVGSEENRQMLLKIGLKDHQIISYKDEKLKENLLNANDGQPFDIGIDLVGNYMSEITADLLKINGVYTDVTALVTKDAHEALFNKGALIMNISNYTYSVTKTYSYYQNGLNEIVKMIENGSITPPNIKIVGSLSLETVMAAHSILKNNQTQGHKLIMQH; translated from the coding sequence ATGAAAGCAGTTATATTAAACAAAAATTTTCAGCTTGAAGACGCCTTCACAGAAAAGCCTGTTCCGAAGAGCCATGAAGTCTTAATCCGGATCAAAGCCAGCGGTTTCAATCCAATCGACTACCAGATGCTGGAAAATGAACTGGAAAGAAAGCTCATCAGTTCACCCATCTTAGGCCGGGAATTGTCAGGGATTATTGTAGAGAAAGGTGCTGAAGCCACTCAATTCAATATTGGAGACGAAGTTTATTGCGGAAGTGGCTCAATGGGAAGTAACGGTTCTTATGCCGAATACATTGCTGTACCCGAAGGCATCGTTTCTTTCAAACCTAAAAATATCAGTTTTGAACAGGCAGCCTCAATTCCTTCAACCGGTCTGACTTCATTACAGATCTTTAAACGTTTAAACCCAAGTTATGATGACAGCATTCTTATAACCGGAGCCGCAGGAGGGGTAGGGTCATTTTTAATTAAACTTTTAGTGGCTCATCGTTATCAAAAAATTGTGACCACTGTCGGAAGCGAGGAAAACAGACAGATGCTTTTAAAAATAGGATTGAAAGATCATCAGATCATTAGCTATAAAGATGAAAAACTTAAAGAAAATCTTTTGAATGCGAATGACGGTCAGCCTTTTGACATAGGAATTGATCTTGTCGGAAACTATATGTCTGAAATTACTGCGGACCTTTTAAAGATCAACGGAGTCTATACGGACGTTACGGCACTTGTAACTAAAGATGCCCATGAAGCCTTATTTAATAAAGGAGCGCTGATTATGAATATTTCCAATTACACCTACAGTGTGACCAAAACCTATTCATACTATCAAAACGGACTGAACGAAATCGTAAAAATGATAGAAAACGGAAGTATCACTCCTCCAAATATTAAAATTGTAGGTTCGCTTTCTCTGGAGACTGTGATGGCCGCCCATTCCATCTTAAAGAATAATCAGACCCAGGGACATAAACTCATCATGCAGCATTAA
- a CDS encoding type 1 glutamine amidotransferase domain-containing protein has protein sequence MKKLALLFLSLLTIGIVQAQHQKSQPMKKKILFVVTSHDKKGNTGENTGYYLGEVSHPWEVLHKAGYEIDFVSPKGGTPPVDGFDLKDPVNKAFWENKEYKNKMDHSLTPSQVNPKDYSTIFYAGGHGAMWDLADNTELAAIASKIYENGGIVAGVCHGPAGLVNIKLSNAQYLVDGKKINAFTNEEEAEVKLTDVVPFLLENKLKERGAKFEKIRTLAELYGYRPESNHRTKPTVCKKCGGSHFKRA, from the coding sequence ATGAAAAAACTGGCCCTTTTATTTTTAAGCCTGCTTACGATAGGAATTGTTCAGGCTCAGCATCAAAAATCCCAACCTATGAAAAAGAAAATTCTATTTGTGGTAACCAGCCATGACAAAAAAGGAAATACCGGAGAAAATACAGGATATTATCTGGGTGAAGTTTCCCACCCGTGGGAAGTTCTTCACAAAGCCGGCTATGAAATAGATTTTGTAAGCCCGAAAGGCGGAACTCCCCCTGTAGACGGATTTGATTTGAAAGATCCTGTCAACAAAGCGTTCTGGGAAAACAAAGAATACAAAAACAAGATGGATCACTCTCTAACTCCGTCTCAGGTTAACCCAAAAGATTATTCAACGATCTTTTATGCCGGAGGCCACGGTGCCATGTGGGATCTTGCAGATAATACGGAACTGGCAGCTATTGCCTCAAAGATCTATGAAAACGGAGGTATCGTAGCGGGTGTATGCCACGGTCCTGCCGGTCTTGTTAATATTAAACTCAGCAACGCCCAATATCTGGTAGACGGTAAAAAAATCAACGCTTTTACCAATGAAGAAGAAGCTGAAGTAAAATTAACGGATGTTGTTCCTTTTCTTCTGGAAAATAAATTAAAAGAAAGAGGAGCAAAATTTGAAAAAATCAGGACTTTGGCAGAATTATACGGTTACAGACCAGAGAGTAATCACAGGACAAAACCCACAGTCTGCAAAAAGTGTGGGGGAAGCCATTTTAAAAGAGCTTAA
- a CDS encoding alpha/beta hydrolase family protein has protein sequence MNIDLPKTLKKVECPIYFFVGKNDIQTSTRITTEYFRKVKAPKKDLFLFENSGHQIHKDEPEKFQNTILQVLK, from the coding sequence ATGAATATTGATCTGCCTAAGACTTTAAAAAAAGTGGAATGTCCTATTTATTTCTTTGTCGGCAAAAATGATATTCAAACTTCCACCAGAATTACAACCGAGTATTTCAGAAAAGTAAAAGCTCCTAAAAAAGATCTGTTTTTATTTGAAAATTCAGGACATCAGATTCATAAAGATGAACCGGAAAAGTTTCAGAATACAATTCTTCAGGTATTAAAATAA